A single region of the Aeromicrobium chenweiae genome encodes:
- a CDS encoding helix-turn-helix domain-containing protein, with amino-acid sequence MPDRRDVFVAREPGAVDNAFAVLEAVADLGPGVTTRTLLGVLPMSRATVYRILKHLVAQEYLVRTPDLSGFVLGVRVVALGRQAEQATVPATDSGRPHTSESVV; translated from the coding sequence GTGCCTGACAGGAGGGACGTCTTCGTGGCGCGCGAGCCCGGAGCCGTCGACAACGCCTTCGCGGTGCTGGAGGCCGTGGCGGACCTGGGACCGGGCGTCACGACGCGGACCCTGCTGGGCGTGCTGCCCATGTCCAGGGCCACCGTCTACCGGATCCTCAAGCATCTGGTCGCGCAGGAGTATCTCGTCAGGACTCCCGATCTGAGTGGTTTCGTCCTGGGTGTCCGTGTCGTGGCGCTCGGACGCCAGGCCGAGCAGGCGACCGTTCCTGCGACCGACTCCGGTCGGCCGCACACGAGCGAGAGCGTCGTCTGA
- a CDS encoding GuaB3 family IMP dehydrogenase-related protein yields the protein MADIEIGTAKRGRRAYSFDDIAIVPSRRTRDPEEVSTAWQIDAYRFELPVIAAPMDSVMSPETAIALGRHGGLGVLDLEGLWTRYENPEELLDEVARIEGPLATKRLQEIYAEPIKAELITARLQQMRESGVTVAGSLSPQRTKQFADAVVDAGVDLFFIRGTTVSAEHVSGQTEPLNLKEFIYELDVPVVVGGCATYQAALHLMRTGAAGVLVGFGGGAAHTTRSVLGISVPMASAVADVAAARRDYLDESGGRYVHVIADGSIGRSGDIAKAVACGADAVMIGSPFARAVEAPGRGFHWGAEAWHPDLPRGERVDIGTVGDLESVLFGPSSVPDGTMNIIGALRRAMATTGYTDLKEFQRVEVVVG from the coding sequence ATGGCAGACATCGAGATCGGCACGGCCAAGCGCGGTCGGCGCGCGTACTCCTTCGACGACATCGCGATCGTCCCGAGCCGCCGCACCCGCGACCCCGAGGAGGTGTCGACGGCCTGGCAGATCGATGCGTACCGGTTCGAGCTGCCGGTCATCGCGGCGCCGATGGACTCCGTGATGAGCCCGGAGACGGCCATCGCGCTGGGCCGGCACGGCGGTCTGGGCGTGCTCGACCTCGAGGGCCTCTGGACGCGCTACGAGAACCCTGAGGAGCTCCTCGACGAGGTGGCCCGGATCGAGGGCCCGCTGGCGACCAAGCGGCTCCAGGAGATTTACGCCGAGCCGATCAAGGCCGAGCTCATCACCGCTCGTCTGCAGCAGATGCGCGAGTCGGGCGTGACCGTCGCCGGATCGCTCTCCCCGCAACGAACCAAGCAGTTCGCGGACGCCGTCGTCGACGCCGGCGTCGACCTGTTCTTCATCCGCGGCACCACGGTGTCCGCCGAGCACGTCTCGGGCCAGACCGAGCCGCTGAACCTCAAGGAGTTCATCTACGAGCTCGACGTCCCGGTCGTCGTGGGCGGCTGCGCGACCTACCAGGCCGCCCTCCACCTCATGCGGACCGGCGCGGCCGGCGTGCTCGTCGGCTTCGGCGGAGGCGCGGCCCACACGACCCGTTCGGTGCTGGGCATCTCGGTGCCGATGGCCTCGGCCGTGGCCGACGTCGCCGCGGCGCGTCGTGACTACCTCGACGAGTCCGGCGGACGCTACGTCCACGTCATCGCGGACGGCTCGATCGGACGCAGCGGCGACATCGCGAAGGCGGTCGCGTGCGGCGCCGACGCGGTCATGATCGGCTCGCCGTTCGCCCGCGCCGTCGAGGCGCCGGGCCGTGGCTTTCACTGGGGCGCCGAGGCGTGGCACCCCGACCTGCCGCGTGGCGAGCGCGTCGACATCGGCACGGTGGGCGACCTCGAGTCGGTCCTGTTCGGCCCCTCGTCCGTCCCGGACGGGACCATGAACATCATCGGTGCGCTGCGTCGTGCGATGGCCACCACGGGCTACACGGACCTCAAGGAGTTCCAGCGGGTCGAGGTCGTCGTCGGTTGA
- the efeB gene encoding iron uptake transporter deferrochelatase/peroxidase subunit — protein MTAQDHSGSGLSRRKLLGAAGVGALAVGAGGGYAVGQASGEPKAPAGVVDPDAAPIPFEGAHQAGIVTPSQDRLYFATFDMTSDKREDLISLLKDWTAAARQMTQGNDVGDFGAVSGSPYAPPEDTGEALGLPPSGLTLTIGFGRSLFVDDKGRTRFGLEGRLPDRLKNLPSFAGDRLDQAISDGDIAVQACANDPQVAVHAVRNFARIAFGRASVRYSQMGFGRTSSTSTAQVTARNLFGFKDGTANIKVEDAKDVDDFVWVHEDDGPAWLVGGSYLVSRKIDMRIEIWDREPLEGQEAIIGRTKGSGGPRSGGDEFADLDFDAKDETGKPLIDTKSHVRLAHPDANNGAKLLRRGYNFVDGSNGLGQLSAGLFFIAYQRDPEKQFVQIQRSLAGLQNDTLNEYIVHVGSGLFACPPGVGTTGYWGEKLFA, from the coding sequence ATGACCGCCCAGGACCACTCCGGTTCCGGCCTCTCGCGCAGGAAGCTGCTGGGAGCGGCCGGGGTCGGCGCGTTGGCGGTGGGCGCCGGCGGCGGCTACGCGGTGGGCCAGGCGTCCGGTGAGCCGAAGGCCCCGGCCGGCGTCGTCGACCCCGACGCCGCCCCGATCCCGTTCGAGGGCGCGCACCAGGCGGGCATCGTCACGCCGTCGCAGGACCGGCTCTACTTCGCAACGTTCGACATGACCTCGGACAAGCGCGAGGACCTCATCTCGCTGCTGAAGGACTGGACCGCCGCGGCCCGTCAGATGACGCAGGGCAACGACGTCGGTGACTTCGGCGCCGTGAGCGGATCGCCGTACGCGCCGCCGGAGGACACCGGTGAAGCGCTCGGCCTGCCCCCGTCGGGCCTCACCCTCACGATCGGGTTCGGCCGCAGCCTGTTCGTCGACGACAAGGGCAGGACCCGGTTCGGGCTCGAGGGCCGGCTGCCTGACCGCTTGAAGAACCTGCCGTCGTTCGCGGGCGACCGTCTGGACCAGGCCATCAGCGACGGGGACATCGCGGTGCAGGCGTGCGCCAACGACCCCCAGGTCGCGGTGCACGCGGTGCGCAACTTCGCCCGCATCGCCTTCGGTCGCGCCTCGGTCCGCTACTCGCAGATGGGCTTCGGCCGGACCTCGTCGACGTCGACCGCGCAGGTGACCGCCCGCAACCTGTTCGGCTTCAAGGACGGCACGGCCAACATCAAGGTCGAGGACGCCAAGGACGTCGACGACTTCGTGTGGGTGCACGAGGACGACGGTCCCGCGTGGCTCGTCGGTGGCTCGTACCTCGTCTCGCGCAAGATCGACATGCGCATCGAGATCTGGGACCGCGAGCCGCTGGAGGGGCAGGAGGCGATCATCGGCCGCACGAAGGGCTCCGGCGGGCCCCGCTCGGGCGGCGACGAGTTCGCGGACCTGGACTTCGACGCCAAGGACGAGACGGGCAAGCCGCTGATCGACACGAAGTCCCACGTGCGTCTCGCGCACCCCGACGCCAACAACGGCGCGAAGCTGCTGCGCCGCGGCTACAACTTCGTGGACGGCTCCAACGGCCTCGGCCAGCTGTCGGCGGGGCTGTTCTTCATCGCGTACCAGCGCGACCCCGAGAAGCAGTTCGTGCAGATCCAGCGCTCGCTCGCGGGGCTGCAGAACGACACCCTCAACGAGTACATCGTCCACGTCGGATCGGGCCTGTTCGCGTGCCCGCCCGGCGTCGGCACCACCGGCTACTGGGGCGAGAAGCTCTTCGCCTGA
- a CDS encoding NYN domain-containing protein has protein sequence MTNRNVAVFIDAENLFKGYGKLDIPDLSMADILDQLERAAAREAGAGDIALARAYADWGALGLEDFRRDVERAGVQTMQVFSVSKAEKNAADIVLVVDCLRAAADLEQLEVFIIVSADGDFVPLVRRLHELDKYVIGATLSDHPVNNVLEQEVDQYVPLKVKPTPPAAALQPIFSSDPSAKLPASKPGRSERTRSERPARRAEHTRHAPVTHSADPEPVVAEPTRGEPAKAEKSTRRAVKHEQPKGGAKISWHEMAKEIEVVHEGPATSPEDYKAIIKQVLSDPKVRSFCDQLANQGGTLPILAMAIKAAAPRISPSDAKVSSMSRALRFALADTQYALARESDDVQPVLVRRANNPAGIMTDLSLDDIQRGVQ, from the coding sequence GTGACCAATCGCAACGTCGCCGTCTTCATCGACGCCGAGAATCTCTTCAAGGGCTACGGCAAGCTCGACATCCCTGACCTGTCGATGGCCGACATCCTCGACCAGCTCGAGCGTGCCGCCGCGCGTGAGGCCGGGGCCGGCGACATCGCGCTCGCCCGGGCCTACGCGGACTGGGGCGCCCTGGGCCTGGAGGACTTCCGCCGCGACGTCGAGCGGGCCGGCGTCCAGACCATGCAGGTGTTCTCGGTCAGCAAGGCCGAGAAGAACGCCGCCGACATCGTCCTGGTCGTGGACTGCCTGCGTGCCGCCGCGGACCTCGAGCAGCTCGAGGTCTTCATCATCGTGTCCGCGGACGGTGACTTCGTGCCGCTGGTGCGCCGCCTGCACGAGCTGGACAAGTACGTCATCGGGGCGACGCTGTCCGACCACCCGGTCAACAACGTGCTCGAGCAGGAGGTCGATCAGTACGTCCCGCTGAAGGTCAAGCCCACGCCGCCGGCCGCGGCGCTGCAGCCGATCTTCTCCAGCGACCCGTCCGCGAAGCTCCCGGCCAGCAAGCCCGGCCGGTCCGAGCGCACACGGTCCGAGCGTCCCGCCCGCCGGGCCGAGCACACCCGCCACGCGCCCGTGACGCACAGCGCGGACCCCGAGCCCGTGGTGGCCGAGCCGACCAGGGGCGAGCCGGCCAAGGCCGAGAAGTCGACGCGCCGGGCCGTCAAGCACGAGCAGCCCAAGGGCGGGGCGAAGATCTCCTGGCACGAGATGGCCAAGGAGATCGAGGTCGTCCACGAGGGACCCGCGACATCGCCGGAGGACTACAAGGCGATCATCAAGCAGGTCCTGTCGGACCCCAAGGTCCGCAGCTTCTGCGACCAGCTCGCGAACCAGGGCGGGACGCTGCCGATCCTCGCGATGGCGATCAAGGCCGCCGCGCCCCGCATCAGCCCGTCCGACGCGAAGGTCAGCTCGATGTCACGGGCGTTGCGCTTCGCCCTGGCCGACACGCAGTACGCCCTCGCGCGCGAGAGCGACGACGTCCAGCCGGTGCTGGTGCGGCGTGCGAACAACCCGGCGGGCATCATGACCGACCTCTCCCTCGACGACATCCAGCGCGGGGTGCAGTAG
- a CDS encoding GMC oxidoreductase, translating to MTAFDYDVLVIGSGFGGSVSALRLTEKGYKVAVLEAGKRFEDEDFATSSWRLRKFLWLPQLGCYGIQRIDKLKDVLILSGAGVGGGSLVYANTLYEPLDPFYEDPAWGHITDWRTELAPYYDQAKRMLGVRVYPYVSPADEVVKKVAERMGVGGTFHHTPVGVYFGQPGEKVADPFFGGVGPDRNACLNCGECMTGCRHNAKNTLVKNYLHLAEAAGAEVHPLTTAVAVRPLAGGGYEIETRRTNKRFRKHRTITAEQVVFSASTMGTQKLLHAMRDQGHLPGVSDRLGLLTRTNSEALLGSIADDKDVDYSEGVAITSSFHPDEFTHIEPTRYGRRSNAMSLLQTVLTDGSTDTPRWRVWLREMWRQKRNLLKLYDLRHWSERTVIALVMQTHDNSITTYTKRGITGRRRLTSRQGHGAPNPAFIEPGHRAVQMMAEEMGGTPGGTIGEPFNVPLTAHFMGGCAIGDSPETGVVDPYQRLYGHAGLHVADGSAITANLGVNPSLTITAQTERAMSYWPNKGEADQRPAMGEPYRAIEPIAPKNPVVPAGAPAALRLPIVGVS from the coding sequence ATGACCGCGTTCGACTACGACGTCCTGGTGATCGGCTCCGGCTTCGGGGGCAGCGTCTCGGCCCTCCGACTCACCGAGAAGGGCTACAAGGTGGCCGTGCTCGAGGCCGGCAAGCGCTTCGAGGACGAGGACTTCGCCACGAGCTCGTGGCGACTGCGCAAGTTCCTCTGGCTGCCGCAGCTCGGCTGCTACGGCATCCAGCGCATCGACAAGCTCAAGGACGTCCTGATCCTCTCGGGAGCGGGCGTCGGGGGTGGCTCGCTGGTCTACGCCAACACGCTCTACGAGCCGCTGGACCCGTTCTACGAGGACCCCGCGTGGGGCCACATCACGGACTGGAGGACCGAGCTCGCGCCCTACTACGACCAGGCCAAGCGCATGCTCGGCGTGAGGGTCTACCCGTACGTCTCGCCCGCCGACGAGGTCGTCAAGAAGGTGGCCGAGCGCATGGGCGTGGGCGGCACCTTCCACCACACCCCGGTCGGCGTCTACTTCGGCCAGCCGGGGGAGAAGGTCGCCGATCCGTTCTTCGGCGGTGTCGGTCCGGACCGGAACGCGTGCCTCAACTGCGGCGAGTGCATGACCGGGTGCCGCCACAACGCCAAGAACACGCTGGTCAAGAACTACCTGCACCTCGCCGAGGCCGCCGGGGCCGAGGTGCACCCGTTGACCACCGCGGTCGCGGTGCGTCCCTTGGCCGGCGGGGGGTACGAGATCGAGACGCGGCGGACCAACAAGCGCTTCCGCAAGCACCGGACGATCACCGCGGAGCAGGTCGTCTTCAGCGCCAGCACGATGGGCACGCAGAAGCTGCTGCACGCGATGCGCGACCAGGGGCACCTGCCCGGTGTCTCGGACCGCCTGGGGCTGCTGACGCGAACGAACTCCGAGGCGCTGCTGGGGTCGATCGCCGACGACAAGGACGTCGACTACAGCGAGGGCGTCGCGATCACCTCGTCGTTCCATCCCGACGAGTTCACCCACATCGAGCCGACCCGCTACGGCCGGCGCTCGAACGCGATGTCGCTCCTGCAGACCGTTCTCACGGACGGCAGCACCGACACCCCGCGCTGGCGGGTGTGGCTGCGGGAGATGTGGCGCCAGAAGCGCAACCTGCTCAAGCTGTACGACCTGCGGCACTGGTCCGAGCGCACGGTCATCGCGCTGGTCATGCAGACGCACGACAACTCGATCACGACCTACACCAAGCGGGGCATCACGGGCCGGCGCCGCCTGACGTCGCGGCAGGGCCACGGCGCGCCCAACCCGGCGTTCATCGAGCCCGGGCACCGGGCCGTCCAGATGATGGCCGAGGAGATGGGCGGCACCCCCGGCGGCACGATCGGCGAGCCGTTCAACGTCCCGCTGACCGCCCACTTCATGGGTGGCTGCGCGATCGGTGACTCGCCCGAGACCGGCGTCGTCGACCCGTACCAGCGTCTGTACGGCCACGCGGGCCTGCACGTCGCGGACGGCTCGGCGATCACCGCGAACCTCGGCGTCAACCCGTCCCTGACGATCACGGCCCAGACCGAGCGGGCCATGTCGTACTGGCCCAACAAGGGCGAGGCCGATCAGCGCCCGGCGATGGGCGAGCCCTATCGCGCGATCGAGCCGATCGCCCCGAAGAACCCGGTCGTGCCCGCGGGCGCCCCGGCCGCCCTGCGGCTGCCCATCGTCGGCGTGAGCTGA
- a CDS encoding APC family permease, translated as MRGDPRPETPEFGRRSAFEGLARRQVGRRDLVAHSVAVLTPSLSALGTGLALPSIVGPGFWISTVLGFGLAALLAVVFDQFSSRFTAAGSLYTYVAKGLGATVALIVGVALVLGYGILIGFGLTGGARRFEGAWTAVGGSAPDNQAGWILVLLSAATCLLVMRRGIRWSTRAAFGAETVSILLLLTIFSVWVVRYGMPSAEAFSLSGASVEHVLAGAGMIAALTVAFESCASLGLETERPQGAVPAAMRTSLLVTGGLFLTANLVGTLAPPDDGPLWNRRWFNVEAQISWPDAVALVILGVSLLALALCAWTALSRLLFSFAREGIVWSALGRTGRGGVPVIAMWCILPLALLVPFAAWVEGGSATAVSGHLLGASTTIMCVAYACAALALVPFLRTLDEVRARAVVASGLAFLGVSAVAAHRVVREAGQGSCWAAGLLGGVVVAGLAWRLAIRSRMPQGAVRVGAHDVGLVHEVLLAGGPEGKELRA; from the coding sequence GTGCGCGGCGATCCACGACCAGAGACGCCCGAGTTCGGTCGGCGATCGGCGTTCGAGGGGCTGGCGCGGCGTCAGGTGGGGCGTCGTGACCTGGTGGCCCACTCGGTCGCCGTCCTCACGCCGTCACTCAGCGCGCTCGGCACGGGCCTGGCCCTGCCCTCGATCGTCGGTCCGGGCTTCTGGATCAGCACGGTGCTGGGGTTCGGGCTAGCGGCACTGCTCGCGGTGGTCTTCGACCAGTTCTCGTCCCGCTTCACTGCGGCTGGGTCGCTCTACACGTACGTGGCCAAGGGTCTGGGTGCGACGGTCGCCCTGATCGTCGGCGTCGCCCTCGTCCTGGGGTACGGCATCCTGATCGGGTTCGGGCTCACCGGTGGCGCCCGCCGCTTCGAAGGGGCCTGGACGGCGGTGGGTGGCAGCGCGCCCGACAACCAGGCCGGATGGATCCTGGTGCTCCTGTCCGCGGCAACGTGCCTGCTGGTGATGCGCCGGGGCATCCGGTGGTCGACACGGGCTGCGTTCGGGGCCGAGACCGTCAGCATCCTGCTGCTGTTGACGATCTTCTCGGTGTGGGTCGTGAGGTACGGGATGCCGAGCGCGGAGGCATTCTCCCTCTCCGGCGCATCGGTCGAACACGTCCTCGCCGGTGCGGGCATGATCGCCGCGCTCACGGTCGCGTTCGAGAGCTGCGCATCGCTCGGCCTGGAGACCGAACGACCTCAGGGCGCCGTCCCCGCCGCCATGAGGACGAGCCTGCTGGTCACCGGCGGGCTCTTCCTGACCGCCAACCTGGTGGGCACGTTGGCGCCACCGGACGACGGCCCGCTGTGGAACCGCCGCTGGTTCAACGTCGAGGCCCAGATCTCCTGGCCCGACGCCGTGGCTCTCGTGATCCTTGGGGTGTCCCTGCTGGCTCTCGCGTTGTGCGCCTGGACGGCGTTGTCCCGGTTGTTGTTCTCCTTCGCGCGTGAAGGGATCGTGTGGTCCGCCCTGGGGCGCACCGGTCGCGGCGGTGTCCCGGTCATCGCCATGTGGTGCATCCTGCCGTTGGCTCTCCTGGTCCCGTTCGCCGCATGGGTCGAGGGTGGAAGCGCGACCGCAGTGTCCGGTCACCTCCTGGGGGCCTCCACCACGATCATGTGCGTCGCGTACGCCTGCGCGGCGCTGGCGCTCGTCCCGTTCCTGCGGACGCTGGACGAGGTGCGTGCCCGGGCGGTGGTGGCCTCGGGCCTGGCCTTCCTCGGGGTCAGCGCAGTCGCCGCCCACCGAGTCGTCCGTGAGGCGGGGCAGGGCTCCTGCTGGGCGGCCGGCCTGCTCGGCGGGGTCGTCGTGGCGGGCCTGGCCTGGCGACTGGCGATCAGGTCCAGGATGCCGCAGGGCGCCGTGCGTGTCGGAGCCCACGACGTGGGGCTGGTGCACGAGGTTCTTCTGGCGGGCGGCCCGGAGGGCAAGGAGCTCCGTGCCTGA
- the efeO gene encoding iron uptake system protein EfeO, which yields MKPSLVVVGALVAVGLSACASDPDESTASGDLSVAATDSSCDVSATKLEAGPSTFKVSNKGSKVTEFYVYAEGDRIMGEVENIGPGLTRNLVVDLPKGTYEGACKPGMIGDGIRQTLTVTGQAAKRLSDSQELQAAADSYARYVKSQSDTLIVKTTEFVDAVKAGDVDKAKQLFPIARTYWERIEPVAEKFGDLDPITDGREPDAKAEGVDFTGWHRIEKQLWVEDNTEGMDKYADQLLGNVKKIVQLGQDTPLTALELAQGSKGLLDEVATGKITGEEDEFSHTDLWDFKANVEGSQAAIASLRPVLEKQDPALVRKLDEQFAALDRELNQHQDKDTGAWTFYDELTKDQVKALSNAVAALSEPISQVAAAVAASA from the coding sequence ATGAAGCCCAGCCTCGTCGTCGTCGGTGCCCTCGTCGCGGTGGGTCTCAGCGCCTGCGCGTCCGACCCGGACGAGTCGACCGCGAGCGGAGACCTGTCGGTCGCCGCCACCGACTCGTCCTGCGACGTCTCGGCGACGAAGCTCGAGGCCGGTCCGTCGACGTTCAAGGTCAGCAACAAGGGCTCCAAGGTCACCGAGTTCTACGTGTACGCCGAGGGCGACCGCATCATGGGCGAGGTCGAGAACATCGGTCCCGGCCTGACCCGCAACCTGGTCGTCGACCTGCCGAAGGGTACGTACGAGGGCGCGTGCAAGCCCGGCATGATCGGCGACGGCATCCGCCAGACCCTGACGGTGACGGGGCAGGCCGCGAAGCGGCTCTCGGACTCCCAGGAGCTGCAGGCCGCCGCCGACAGCTACGCCCGTTACGTCAAGTCGCAGAGCGACACCCTGATCGTCAAGACGACGGAGTTCGTTGACGCGGTCAAGGCCGGGGACGTCGACAAGGCCAAGCAGCTCTTCCCGATCGCGCGCACGTACTGGGAGCGCATCGAGCCCGTCGCGGAGAAGTTCGGCGACCTGGACCCGATCACGGACGGCCGCGAGCCCGACGCGAAGGCCGAGGGCGTGGACTTCACCGGCTGGCACCGCATCGAGAAGCAGCTCTGGGTCGAGGACAACACCGAGGGCATGGACAAGTACGCCGATCAGCTGCTCGGCAACGTCAAGAAGATCGTCCAGCTCGGCCAGGACACCCCGCTCACCGCGCTCGAGCTCGCGCAGGGCTCCAAGGGGCTCCTCGACGAGGTGGCGACCGGCAAGATCACCGGCGAGGAGGACGAGTTCAGCCACACCGACCTGTGGGACTTCAAGGCGAACGTGGAGGGCTCGCAGGCCGCGATCGCCTCGCTGCGTCCGGTCCTGGAGAAGCAGGACCCGGCCCTCGTGAGGAAGCTCGACGAGCAGTTCGCGGCGCTCGACCGGGAGCTCAACCAGCACCAGGACAAGGACACCGGTGCGTGGACGTTCTACGACGAGCTGACGAAGGACCAGGTCAAGGCCCTGTCCAACGCCGTGGCGGCGCTGAGCGAGCCCATCAGCCAGGTCGCGGCCGCAGTTGCCGCGTCTGCGTAG
- a CDS encoding GNAT family N-acetyltransferase: MRIERVEFDHPDAVALRDEHVAAGNQLYADDPAAVHRGGSEGIDPATILATFVAYDGDEPIGHACVRVLDGDLAGVPEMKRLYVRPASRGSGVADELLAAVEQVARDLGAPRMVIHTGDRQHAALRFYARHGYTPIPVFPPYEAVTYSLCFEKLL, from the coding sequence ATGCGCATCGAGCGGGTGGAGTTCGACCATCCCGATGCGGTCGCCCTGCGGGACGAGCACGTGGCCGCCGGCAACCAGCTGTACGCCGACGACCCCGCCGCGGTGCACCGGGGCGGGTCCGAGGGCATCGACCCGGCGACGATCCTGGCCACGTTCGTGGCGTACGACGGCGACGAGCCGATCGGCCACGCGTGCGTGCGGGTGCTCGACGGCGACCTGGCCGGGGTGCCGGAGATGAAGCGACTCTACGTCCGCCCGGCGTCGCGGGGGAGCGGTGTCGCCGATGAGCTCCTCGCCGCGGTCGAGCAGGTCGCCCGCGACCTCGGAGCGCCGAGGATGGTGATCCACACCGGGGACCGGCAGCACGCGGCGCTGAGGTTCTACGCCCGCCACGGCTACACGCCGATCCCGGTGTTCCCGCCCTACGAGGCCGTCACCTACTCGCTCTGCTTCGAGAAGCTGCTCTAG
- a CDS encoding FUSC family protein encodes MPTSLIRLLAQDLRRVGPGAVNALTATRVGIAVAVPLIVLVAVDRLDWSAFCAFGTFTAIYGRTLSRRVRAVQQVKVGLALVAAITTGTVAAMSSHQSFWIVVGGSLAAMTMAVLADIGQWKPPGGLFAVFAFTVCATQAGATWHTVLIAAVLGTASAAFAIVVSAIGPEGTGGAPETRGLREHLSDPATLRHAVRHLVAPLLTGWVAVLLHIGHPYWGMVAAIVPLTSPSMREMAFRGVHRLVGTVLGLGLTALILAFDPSAVALVVVIIAAQFMTELIVLRHYALALVFITPLALLMGQLVHPLPAGDVVTQRAVETLLGVVIGLGVAWLTRRRPQAKSFSPQ; translated from the coding sequence GTGCCCACCTCGCTGATCCGCCTGCTCGCGCAGGACCTGCGGCGGGTCGGACCCGGCGCCGTCAACGCCCTGACGGCGACCCGTGTCGGCATCGCCGTCGCGGTCCCCCTGATCGTCCTCGTGGCCGTCGACCGCCTCGACTGGTCGGCGTTCTGCGCCTTCGGCACGTTCACCGCGATCTACGGCCGCACGCTCTCGCGCCGCGTCCGGGCCGTCCAGCAGGTGAAGGTGGGTCTCGCGCTCGTCGCGGCCATCACCACCGGGACAGTCGCGGCGATGTCCTCACACCAGAGCTTCTGGATCGTGGTGGGCGGCTCGCTGGCCGCGATGACGATGGCGGTGCTGGCCGACATCGGCCAGTGGAAGCCGCCCGGGGGCCTCTTCGCGGTGTTCGCCTTCACGGTGTGCGCCACCCAGGCCGGTGCCACCTGGCACACCGTGCTGATCGCGGCCGTCCTCGGCACCGCGTCGGCGGCGTTCGCGATCGTCGTCAGCGCGATCGGGCCCGAGGGCACCGGCGGCGCGCCGGAGACACGGGGACTGCGCGAGCACCTGTCCGACCCCGCCACGCTGCGTCACGCGGTCCGCCACCTGGTGGCTCCCCTGCTGACCGGATGGGTCGCCGTGCTGCTGCACATCGGCCACCCGTACTGGGGCATGGTCGCGGCGATCGTCCCGCTGACCTCGCCGTCGATGCGCGAGATGGCCTTCCGGGGCGTCCACCGGCTGGTCGGCACCGTGCTGGGTCTCGGGCTCACCGCCCTGATCCTCGCGTTCGACCCCAGCGCCGTGGCGCTCGTCGTCGTCATCATCGCGGCCCAGTTCATGACCGAGCTGATCGTGCTGCGGCACTACGCGCTGGCCCTCGTGTTCATCACGCCGCTGGCCCTCCTGATGGGCCAGCTCGTGCACCCGCTCCCGGCCGGCGACGTCGTCACCCAACGCGCCGTCGAGACGCTGCTCGGCGTCGTGATCGGGCTGGGCGTCGCCTGGCTCACCCGCAGGCGTCCTCAGGCGAAGAGCTTCTCGCCCCAGTAG